From the Butyrivibrio fibrisolvens genome, one window contains:
- the argS gene encoding arginine--tRNA ligase — protein sequence MEKILDLISKEVSDAFEAAGYDKALGKCGVSNRPDLCEFQCNGAMAGAKQYHKAPFMIADEVAAKLSGNEMFEKVDSVKPGFLNLTLSREFVRSYIVKMLHEKRFGVDLPGHEPTIVLDYGGPNVAKPLHVGHLRSAVIGESLKRILRYTGNKVIGDVHLGDWGLQMGLIITELKLQKPDLPYFDESYTGSYPKEPPFTLSELETIYPLASGKSKEDEAYKAAALEATKKLQDGDRGYRALWHHILNVSVSDLKKNYKNLNVDFDLWWGESTVHDIIPSMVDYFKDNGYAHESQGALVIDVTRDDDAKELPPCIVLKSDGAALYATTDLATIKKRMDEYHPDAIYYVADKRQTLHFTQVFRSAHISKLVMPETDLQFVGFGTMNGSDGKPFKTRQGGVMRLESLISEIDEKMYSRIKEGNADISDEEARKTSHQVALAALKYGDLSNQPSKDYIFDIDKFTSFEGDTGPYLLYTIVRIKSILAKYEEQSGKKAKDARLAVSGSDNEKALCLALTGFAEAVESAAKELMPNRICAYIYGLSNTFNSFYHETRILAEEDEAKKESYIALLYNTLRIMETGIDLLGFDAPERM from the coding sequence TTGGAAAAGATATTAGACCTTATTAGTAAAGAAGTATCTGATGCCTTTGAGGCAGCAGGATATGACAAAGCCCTTGGTAAGTGCGGCGTTTCTAACCGTCCTGATCTTTGTGAGTTTCAGTGCAATGGTGCTATGGCAGGTGCCAAGCAGTATCACAAGGCTCCATTTATGATTGCAGATGAAGTTGCAGCTAAGCTTTCAGGCAATGAGATGTTCGAGAAGGTAGATTCTGTAAAACCCGGATTTTTAAATCTTACACTTAGCCGTGAATTCGTTCGCTCTTATATAGTTAAGATGCTTCATGAGAAGAGATTTGGTGTTGATCTTCCTGGTCATGAGCCTACAATAGTCCTTGATTACGGCGGACCTAACGTAGCTAAGCCTCTTCATGTAGGACACCTTCGTAGTGCTGTAATCGGTGAGTCTTTAAAGAGAATCTTAAGATATACAGGCAATAAGGTAATTGGTGACGTTCATCTTGGTGACTGGGGTCTTCAGATGGGCCTTATTATCACAGAGCTTAAGCTTCAGAAGCCGGATCTTCCATACTTTGATGAGTCATATACAGGAAGCTATCCTAAGGAGCCGCCATTCACTCTTTCAGAGCTTGAGACTATCTACCCTCTTGCATCCGGTAAGTCCAAAGAGGATGAAGCTTATAAGGCAGCAGCTCTTGAAGCTACCAAGAAGCTTCAGGACGGAGACAGAGGATACCGTGCTCTTTGGCACCATATCCTTAATGTATCAGTATCTGACCTTAAGAAGAACTATAAGAACCTTAATGTTGATTTCGACCTGTGGTGGGGCGAATCCACTGTTCATGACATAATCCCTTCTATGGTAGATTATTTCAAGGACAACGGATATGCTCACGAAAGTCAGGGCGCACTTGTTATAGATGTTACAAGAGATGATGATGCCAAGGAGCTTCCTCCTTGTATCGTACTTAAGAGTGATGGTGCAGCACTTTATGCTACAACAGACCTTGCTACTATAAAAAAGCGTATGGATGAGTATCATCCTGATGCTATCTATTATGTAGCTGATAAGCGTCAGACTCTTCATTTCACACAGGTATTCAGAAGTGCTCATATCTCTAAGCTTGTTATGCCTGAGACAGATCTTCAGTTCGTAGGCTTTGGTACTATGAACGGAAGCGATGGTAAGCCATTTAAGACTAGACAGGGCGGCGTAATGCGTCTTGAGAGTCTTATAAGCGAGATCGATGAGAAGATGTATAGCCGTATCAAGGAAGGCAATGCCGATATCAGCGATGAGGAAGCAAGGAAGACATCACATCAGGTAGCTCTTGCGGCACTTAAGTATGGTGATCTTTCTAACCAGCCTTCTAAGGATTATATCTTTGATATAGACAAGTTCACTTCATTCGAAGGAGATACAGGCCCATACCTTCTGTATACTATCGTTCGTATCAAGTCTATTCTTGCCAAGTACGAAGAGCAGTCAGGCAAGAAAGCCAAGGATGCACGCCTTGCAGTATCAGGATCTGATAATGAGAAGGCACTGTGCCTTGCACTTACAGGCTTTGCAGAAGCAGTAGAAAGCGCAGCCAAGGAGCTTATGCCTAATAGGATCTGTGCATATATCTATGGACTTTCTAATACATTCAACAGCTTCTACCACGAGACAAGAATCCTTGCAGAAGAGGATGAAGCCAAGAAGGAGAGCTATATAGCACTTCTTTATAACACGCTCAGAATTATGGAGACTGGTATTGATCTTCTGGGATTTGATGCTCCTGAGAGAATGTAA
- a CDS encoding polyamine aminopropyltransferase: MSKKYRLLMLTTLIISGCSMCYELIISAVSSYLLGNSTLQYSVTIGLYMAALGFGSYISKYFTKNLFNVFVTIELGIGVIGGISSLVLFLANIYISGYAVVMYLEIIIIGAFAGAEIPVMTRIIEQDENNLKVTLSSIFSFDYIGGLVGAVAFPLILLPKLGYFATSFLCGFMNIVAALLIMWKFGKRIERIRVYRMLAIILSGIMLLGMILADTISNSVESGLYMDRVILIEQTPYQKIVMTKHRDDVRLFIDGNCQFSTADEYRYHEALVHIPMNEVDTRQNILILGGGDGLAVREVLKYPEVKKIDLVDLDAEMIRICSTDKNITDINENSLLSDKLNILNMDAYEYLENCSERYDVIIVDLPDPNTEVLNKLYSNIFYRMCGGCLTDSGVLVVQSTSPYYATKAFWCINKTIESEGFNVKAYHIEVPAFGDWGFNMASKRELSEEITFDVETKYLTSDNVASLFTFGKDEVNLDVDINQLTRPVLMDYYNKAEEVWD; this comes from the coding sequence ATGAGTAAGAAGTACAGACTACTGATGCTGACGACCCTGATCATATCAGGATGCTCTATGTGCTATGAGCTTATCATCAGTGCGGTGAGTTCTTATCTTTTGGGCAATAGTACACTGCAGTATTCAGTGACTATTGGCCTATATATGGCGGCGCTTGGATTTGGTTCATATATTTCCAAGTATTTTACCAAAAATCTTTTTAATGTATTTGTAACTATAGAGCTGGGAATAGGTGTTATCGGCGGTATCAGTTCACTGGTATTGTTTCTTGCTAATATATACATATCAGGCTATGCAGTTGTTATGTACCTTGAGATTATCATAATAGGAGCCTTTGCAGGTGCAGAGATTCCTGTTATGACCAGGATCATAGAGCAGGATGAGAACAATCTTAAGGTTACTCTTTCATCTATCTTTAGTTTTGACTATATTGGCGGACTTGTAGGAGCTGTGGCATTTCCTCTTATCCTGCTTCCTAAGCTGGGATATTTTGCCACATCTTTTTTGTGTGGATTTATGAATATAGTTGCAGCCCTTCTTATCATGTGGAAGTTTGGCAAGAGGATAGAGAGGATCCGTGTCTATCGCATGCTTGCTATCATCCTGTCAGGTATTATGCTTCTTGGAATGATACTGGCTGATACGATATCTAATTCTGTAGAAAGCGGCCTGTATATGGACAGGGTTATCCTTATAGAGCAGACACCGTATCAGAAGATAGTCATGACCAAGCACAGGGATGATGTAAGGCTCTTTATAGATGGTAATTGTCAGTTCTCTACTGCTGATGAGTACCGTTATCATGAAGCTCTTGTACATATACCTATGAATGAAGTAGATACAAGGCAGAACATACTGATCCTGGGCGGAGGCGACGGACTTGCAGTCAGAGAAGTCCTAAAATATCCTGAAGTCAAGAAGATAGACCTTGTAGACCTGGATGCAGAGATGATCAGGATATGCAGCACTGACAAGAATATCACGGATATCAATGAGAACAGCCTTCTGTCCGATAAGCTGAATATCCTTAATATGGATGCTTATGAATATCTTGAGAACTGCAGTGAGAGATATGATGTTATCATAGTTGATCTTCCTGATCCTAATACGGAGGTTTTGAATAAACTCTATTCTAATATCTTCTATAGGATGTGCGGCGGGTGCCTGACTGACAGCGGCGTATTGGTAGTTCAGTCCACAAGCCCATATTATGCTACCAAGGCATTTTGGTGCATAAATAAAACAATTGAAAGCGAAGGCTTTAATGTCAAAGCTTATCATATAGAAGTTCCGGCTTTTGGGGACTGGGGATTTAATATGGCAAGCAAAAGAGAACTTTCAGAAGAGATCACTTTTGATGTTGAGACCAAATATCTTACAAGTGACAATGTGGCCTCTTTATTTACTTTTGGCAAAGATGAAGTGAATCTTGATGTTGATATCAATCAGCTGACCAGGCCTGTTTTGATGGATTATTATAACAAAGCTGAGGAAGTCTGGGATTAG
- a CDS encoding DUF4178 domain-containing protein translates to MNIKVGSILKIKNVEAHVIGWITYKNTYDGNKTWTEYRLMTNRGEVWLSMDDFYSEYSVSWPANDVRGRISSKWHEVDRGHQVVTGCSGDVDVERGDEADFIEYEDITEENTLSAEIWDDGTEYSRGEYIELSDIQITGYKKPKFNIYKLLGSQTFWAFAFFIFILLFAIADSLPPLPKYIDKYLKKSQSYEYVTSITGNEKQKADVYEYTGAGNTSVSISYGSYKSGESSSYSTDYVAKDIIDGIEGQTESVTQEDGVSDAPIAIVTKSEYCLIYHPEDDADKVYIQISKRKYNYASDNSPYKSSESTTRWYRSHYYSSSYSSDSKKYSHTPSAYESYTGETIYDIGGSYYDSYSSSVRQSSINSRRSSSGGGK, encoded by the coding sequence ATGAATATAAAAGTTGGTTCTATTTTAAAGATAAAAAATGTTGAAGCACATGTAATTGGATGGATAACTTATAAGAATACTTATGATGGCAATAAAACCTGGACAGAATACAGACTTATGACCAATAGAGGCGAAGTGTGGCTGTCTATGGATGATTTTTATTCAGAATACTCTGTTTCATGGCCGGCCAATGATGTTCGTGGAAGGATAAGTTCAAAGTGGCACGAGGTTGACAGAGGTCATCAGGTAGTTACCGGATGCTCAGGAGATGTAGACGTAGAAAGAGGCGATGAGGCTGATTTTATAGAGTATGAAGATATAACTGAAGAGAATACTTTGTCTGCAGAAATTTGGGATGATGGAACAGAATATTCCAGGGGCGAATATATTGAGCTTAGTGATATTCAGATAACAGGATATAAAAAGCCTAAGTTTAATATATATAAACTGCTTGGCAGTCAAACTTTTTGGGCTTTTGCCTTTTTTATCTTTATATTATTGTTTGCCATTGCGGATTCATTACCGCCTTTACCCAAATATATAGATAAATATCTTAAGAAAAGTCAAAGTTATGAGTATGTAACTTCGATAACAGGCAATGAAAAGCAAAAAGCTGATGTATATGAATATACAGGTGCAGGTAATACTAGTGTAAGCATCTCATATGGTTCATATAAATCCGGCGAATCATCTTCGTATTCTACAGACTATGTTGCCAAAGATATCATAGATGGTATTGAAGGTCAGACAGAATCAGTAACCCAGGAAGATGGTGTAAGCGATGCTCCTATTGCCATAGTTACTAAGTCGGAGTACTGCCTTATATATCATCCGGAAGATGATGCTGACAAGGTTTATATCCAGATATCCAAAAGAAAGTATAACTATGCTTCGGACAACTCTCCATATAAGAGCTCGGAGAGTACCACAAGATGGTACAGGAGTCATTATTACAGTTCAAGCTATAGCTCGGATTCCAAGAAATACAGTCATACTCCGTCTGCCTATGAGTCCTATACCGGAGAGACTATTTATGACATAGGTGGCAGCTATTATGATAGCTACTCCTCTTCAGTAAGGCAGTCCAGTATCAATTCCAGAAGATCTTCCAGCGGAGGGGGCAAATAA
- the speD gene encoding adenosylmethionine decarboxylase, with amino-acid sequence MARHLVADLYGCTDMIDDPEAIKEAAHKAIDFVGAEIVEECIHEFEPIGVTYFAVITTSHFSVHTWPEYGYAAIDVFSCSDTVTEGITDKLKELFKATQIKTQIIERNISSL; translated from the coding sequence ATGGCAAGGCATCTTGTAGCAGATCTATATGGCTGCACAGATATGATCGACGATCCTGAGGCGATAAAGGAGGCTGCGCACAAAGCAATAGATTTTGTAGGAGCTGAAATAGTAGAAGAGTGTATACATGAGTTTGAACCCATCGGAGTTACATATTTTGCCGTGATAACTACTTCACACTTTTCGGTTCATACATGGCCTGAATACGGGTATGCGGCAATAGATGTCTTCTCATGCTCAGATACTGTTACAGAAGGCATTACAGACAAACTTAAGGAACTGTTTAAGGCCACGCAGATCAAGACTCAGATTATTGAAAGGAATATTAGTAGTTTATAG